The Thermobispora bispora DSM 43833 genome window below encodes:
- a CDS encoding AzlD domain-containing protein: MTVWIAIGLTALGCYAAKLLGLSVPAAVLERPLVRRLATLLPIAALAALVALQTFTTGTRLVLDARAAGLAAAAVALLLRAPFLLVVAVAVAVTAAVRAFLGG, encoded by the coding sequence GTGACGGTCTGGATCGCGATCGGTCTCACCGCGCTCGGCTGCTACGCGGCCAAGCTGCTCGGGCTCTCCGTGCCGGCGGCCGTGCTGGAGCGCCCCCTGGTCCGCCGCCTCGCCACCCTGCTGCCGATCGCCGCGCTCGCCGCGCTGGTCGCCCTGCAGACGTTCACCACCGGCACCCGGCTCGTCCTCGACGCCCGCGCGGCCGGGCTCGCGGCCGCCGCGGTGGCGCTGCTGCTCCGCGCGCCGTTCCTCCTCGTGGTCGCCGTCGCCGTGGCGGTGACCGCCGCGGTGCGCGCGTTCCTGGGCGGCTGA
- the hemE gene encoding uroporphyrinogen decarboxylase yields the protein MNPLPADSVFIRACRRQPVPYTPVWFMRQAGRSLPEYRRVREGVGMLRACATPDLVVEITLQPLRRYAVDAAIFFSDIMVPLKAIGVDLDIQPAIGPVVSSPIRDRAGIAALRPLEPDDVPYVTEAVSLLVKELDRTPLIGFAGGPFTLASYLIEGGPSKNHDRTKAMMYGAPELWHELMDRLAGITLAFLRLQVTAGASAVQLFDSWVGAVAPQDYQKYVLPYTKRIFDGLADLGVPRIHFGVDTGELLGLMGEAGADVVGVDWRVPLDDAALRVGAGKALQGNLDPAVLLAPWEVVAERAADVLRRGRVAEGHVFNLGHGVLPATDPDQLKRLADFVHETTAS from the coding sequence GTGAATCCGCTTCCCGCCGACTCCGTCTTCATCCGGGCCTGCCGGCGCCAGCCCGTGCCGTACACCCCGGTCTGGTTCATGCGCCAGGCCGGCCGGTCGCTGCCCGAGTACCGGAGGGTGCGCGAGGGGGTCGGCATGCTCCGCGCCTGCGCCACCCCCGACCTCGTGGTCGAGATCACCCTGCAGCCCTTGCGCAGGTACGCGGTGGACGCCGCGATCTTCTTCAGCGACATCATGGTCCCGCTCAAGGCCATCGGGGTGGACCTCGACATCCAGCCGGCCATCGGGCCCGTGGTGAGCTCGCCGATCCGGGACCGGGCGGGGATCGCCGCGCTGCGGCCGCTCGAGCCGGACGACGTGCCCTACGTCACCGAGGCCGTGAGCCTCCTCGTCAAGGAGCTCGACCGGACCCCGCTCATCGGCTTCGCCGGCGGACCCTTCACGCTCGCCTCCTACCTGATCGAGGGCGGGCCGTCCAAGAACCACGACCGCACCAAGGCGATGATGTACGGCGCGCCCGAGCTCTGGCACGAGCTGATGGACCGGCTCGCCGGCATCACCCTCGCCTTCCTCCGCCTGCAGGTCACGGCCGGCGCCTCCGCGGTCCAGCTCTTCGACTCCTGGGTCGGCGCCGTCGCCCCGCAGGACTACCAGAAGTACGTGCTGCCCTACACGAAGCGGATCTTCGACGGGCTCGCCGACCTCGGCGTGCCCCGGATCCACTTCGGCGTCGACACCGGTGAGCTGCTCGGCCTGATGGGGGAGGCGGGCGCCGACGTCGTCGGCGTCGACTGGCGCGTGCCGCTCGACGACGCGGCGCTCCGGGTGGGCGCGGGCAAGGCGCTCCAGGGCAACCTCGACCCGGCCGTCCTGCTCGCCCCCTGGGAGGTCGTCGCCGAGCGCGCCGCCGACGTGCTGCGCCGGGGCCGGGTGGCCGAGGGGCACGTGTTCAACCTCGGCCACGGGGTGCTCCCCGCCACCGACCCCGACCAGCTCAAGCGGCTCGCCGACTTCGTGCACGAGACCACCGCCTCCTGA
- the msrB gene encoding peptide-methionine (R)-S-oxide reductase MsrB, with protein MEKIVRSEEEWRALLSPEEYRVLREGGTEPPFSGEYVSTTTPGVYACRACGAELFRSEAKFESHCGWPSFFEPARSDAVTLHEDRSFGMNRVEVRCARCGSHLGHVFHGEGYPTPTDDRYCINSICLVLRPAE; from the coding sequence ATGGAGAAGATCGTCAGAAGCGAGGAGGAGTGGCGGGCCCTGCTCTCCCCGGAGGAGTACCGGGTGCTCCGGGAAGGCGGGACCGAGCCGCCGTTCTCCGGGGAGTACGTGTCGACCACCACGCCCGGGGTCTACGCCTGCCGGGCCTGCGGCGCGGAGCTGTTCCGCTCGGAGGCGAAGTTCGAGTCGCACTGCGGCTGGCCGTCGTTCTTCGAACCGGCCCGCTCCGACGCCGTGACGCTGCACGAGGACCGGTCGTTCGGCATGAACCGGGTGGAGGTGCGCTGCGCCCGGTGCGGCTCACACCTGGGGCACGTCTTCCACGGCGAGGGCTACCCGACGCCCACCGACGACCGGTACTGCATCAACTCGATCTGCCTGGTGCTGCGGCCCGCCGAGTGA
- the hemQ gene encoding hydrogen peroxide-dependent heme synthase — protein sequence MTETQTRPESRPSAEELNKVIRYTMWSVFRLRERLPEDRGGIADEVEELLAQASQKGVVTRGCYDVAGLRADADYMFWWHAPTPEDVQEVYTRFRRTALGRASEPVWSVTGLHRPAEFNRSHIPAFLAEEQPRGYLCVYPFVRSYEWYVLPEAERREMLAEHGAMARGFPDVRANTVASFGLNDYEWILAFEADELHRIVDLIRHLRGSKARLHVRVEVPFYTGVRKPVRDLVASLV from the coding sequence ATGACCGAAACCCAGACACGCCCCGAATCCCGGCCGTCGGCCGAGGAACTCAACAAGGTGATCCGCTACACCATGTGGTCGGTGTTCCGGCTGCGGGAGCGGCTTCCGGAGGACCGGGGCGGCATCGCCGACGAGGTCGAGGAGCTCCTCGCGCAGGCGTCCCAGAAGGGGGTCGTGACCCGGGGCTGCTACGACGTCGCCGGGTTGCGCGCCGACGCCGACTACATGTTCTGGTGGCACGCCCCCACGCCGGAGGACGTACAGGAGGTCTACACCCGGTTCCGCCGCACCGCGCTCGGCCGGGCGAGCGAGCCGGTCTGGTCGGTGACCGGGCTGCACCGGCCGGCCGAGTTCAACCGGTCCCACATCCCCGCGTTCCTCGCGGAGGAGCAGCCGAGGGGCTACCTCTGCGTCTACCCGTTCGTGCGGTCGTACGAGTGGTACGTGCTGCCCGAGGCCGAGCGCCGGGAGATGCTCGCCGAGCACGGCGCGATGGCGCGCGGCTTCCCCGACGTGCGGGCGAACACGGTCGCCTCGTTCGGCCTCAACGACTACGAGTGGATCCTCGCCTTCGAGGCGGACGAGCTGCACCGCATCGTCGACCTCATCCGGCACCTCCGCGGTTCCAAGGCGCGGCTGCACGTGCGGGTCGAGGTGCCGTTCTACACCGGCGTCCGCAAGCCGGTGCGCGACCTGGTCGCTTCCCTGGTCTGA
- the glgX gene encoding glycogen debranching protein GlgX — translation MHEVWPGEPYPLGATWDGVGTNFSVFSEVAERVELCLFADDGTETRVDLPETDGFVWHGYLPGIMPGQRYGYRVHGPYRPEEGHRCNPAKLLLDPYAKAVEGSVRWHEAVFSYHFADGRLNTEDSAPYMPKNVVINPFFDWGGDRRPRTPYHQTVIYEAHVRGLTMRHPHVPERLRGTYAGLAHPAVIEHLLSIGVTAVELMPVHQFVPEHALVSRGLTNYWGYNTIAYLAPHNAYSSSGQRGEQVLEFKAMVRALHEAGIEVILDVVYNHTAEGDHRGPTLGFRGIDNAAYYRLQEDDRRFYVDYTGCGNSLNVRHPHALQLIMDSLRYWVLEMHVDGFRFDLAAALARELHDVDRLSAFFDIIQQDPVISQVKLIAEPWDVGPGGYQVGNFPPLWTEWNGKYRDTVRDFWRGTAGALPDFASRLAGSSDLYAHNGRRPVASINFVTCHDGFTLTDLVSYDRKHNEANGEDNRDGTDDNRSWNCGAEGPVDDPEINRLRRRQRRNFLATLFVSQGVPMVLAGDEIGRTQHGNNNAYCQDNELSWVDWSLVERERDLLEFVRSLAALRRRHPVFRRRRFFRGTGGDGTRDVVWLTPAGAEMREADWHNGARSLAVFLNGDAISEPGPRGERIRDDSFLLLFNAHHEPVTFTLPGSEYGPGWEAVIDTAEETGRGSGEVRPAGALVCVTGHSLQILRGTARPAG, via the coding sequence ATGCACGAGGTCTGGCCTGGAGAGCCGTATCCACTCGGCGCCACCTGGGACGGTGTGGGCACCAACTTCTCGGTGTTCTCGGAGGTCGCCGAGCGGGTCGAGCTGTGCCTGTTCGCCGACGACGGGACCGAGACCCGCGTCGACCTGCCCGAGACCGACGGGTTCGTCTGGCACGGCTACCTGCCGGGGATCATGCCGGGCCAGCGGTACGGCTACCGCGTGCACGGCCCCTACCGCCCCGAGGAGGGCCACCGGTGCAACCCGGCCAAGCTGCTCCTCGACCCGTACGCCAAGGCGGTCGAGGGCTCGGTGCGGTGGCATGAGGCGGTGTTCTCGTACCACTTCGCCGACGGCCGGCTGAACACCGAGGACTCGGCCCCGTACATGCCGAAGAACGTGGTGATCAACCCGTTCTTCGACTGGGGCGGCGACCGCCGGCCCCGCACGCCGTACCACCAGACGGTGATCTACGAGGCGCACGTGCGCGGGCTCACCATGCGCCACCCGCACGTGCCCGAGCGGCTCCGCGGCACCTACGCCGGCCTGGCCCACCCGGCGGTGATCGAGCACCTGCTCTCCATCGGCGTGACCGCGGTCGAGCTCATGCCGGTCCACCAGTTCGTGCCGGAGCACGCCCTGGTCTCCCGCGGGCTCACCAACTACTGGGGCTACAACACCATCGCCTACCTCGCCCCGCACAACGCGTACTCCAGCTCCGGGCAGCGGGGGGAGCAGGTCCTGGAGTTCAAGGCGATGGTCCGGGCGCTGCACGAGGCCGGGATCGAGGTCATCCTCGACGTGGTGTACAACCACACGGCCGAGGGCGACCACCGCGGGCCCACGCTCGGCTTCCGCGGCATCGACAACGCCGCCTACTACCGGCTGCAGGAGGACGACCGGCGGTTCTACGTCGACTACACCGGGTGCGGCAACTCGCTCAACGTGCGCCACCCGCACGCGCTCCAGCTCATCATGGACTCGCTCCGCTACTGGGTGCTGGAGATGCACGTCGACGGCTTCCGGTTCGACCTCGCCGCCGCCCTCGCCCGGGAGCTGCACGACGTGGACCGGCTCTCGGCGTTCTTCGACATCATCCAGCAGGACCCGGTGATCTCCCAGGTGAAGCTGATCGCCGAGCCGTGGGACGTGGGGCCGGGCGGCTACCAGGTGGGGAACTTCCCCCCGTTATGGACGGAGTGGAACGGCAAGTACCGGGACACCGTCCGGGACTTCTGGCGGGGCACCGCCGGGGCCCTCCCGGACTTCGCGTCCCGGCTCGCCGGGTCGAGCGACCTGTACGCCCACAACGGGCGGCGGCCGGTCGCCTCGATCAACTTCGTCACCTGCCACGACGGGTTCACCCTCACCGACCTGGTCTCCTACGACCGCAAGCACAACGAGGCGAACGGCGAGGACAACCGGGACGGCACCGACGACAACCGCTCGTGGAACTGCGGGGCCGAGGGCCCGGTCGACGACCCGGAGATCAACCGGCTGCGCCGGAGGCAGCGGCGCAACTTCCTCGCCACCCTGTTCGTCTCCCAGGGTGTCCCCATGGTGCTCGCCGGCGACGAGATCGGCCGCACCCAGCACGGCAACAACAACGCCTACTGCCAGGACAACGAGCTGTCGTGGGTGGACTGGTCGCTGGTGGAGCGGGAGCGCGACCTGCTCGAGTTCGTGCGCTCGCTCGCCGCGCTCCGCCGCCGTCACCCGGTCTTCCGGCGGCGCCGGTTCTTCCGCGGCACGGGCGGCGACGGCACCCGCGACGTCGTCTGGCTCACCCCGGCGGGGGCCGAGATGCGCGAGGCGGACTGGCACAACGGCGCAAGGTCGCTGGCGGTGTTCCTCAACGGCGACGCGATCAGCGAGCCGGGGCCGCGCGGCGAGCGGATCCGGGACGACTCCTTCCTGCTGCTGTTCAACGCGCACCACGAGCCGGTCACCTTCACCCTCCCCGGCTCCGAGTACGGCCCGGGCTGGGAGGCGGTGATCGACACGGCGGAGGAGACCGGGCGCGGCAGCGGCGAGGTACGGCCGGCCGGGGCGCTGGTGTGCGTCACCGGCCACTCGCTGCAGATCCTCCGCGGCACCGCGCGGCCCGCGGGCTGA
- the hemG gene encoding protoporphyrinogen oxidase yields MDGISGQHVVVVGAGIAGLAAALYLSRAERNLRVTVLEAAPRIGGKLYSTPLAGVEIDAGAEALLAARPEAKELVRLAGLGDELVDCGTSGSAILSRGSLRPLPKGSVMGIPTDLPALARSGILSPAGLARAGLDLVLPPTPATVDVPVAAYIRARLGQEVVDRLVEPMLGGVYAGHADRLSLRATLPSISGIARTGRSLIRALWETGKRPKPAGPVFVTLRRGLGSLPEAVAKASGADVRTGVTVRDLVRTPGGWRVVTGTGGTEEAIEADGVVLAVPARVAARLLRRELPGAAAELSGIGYASVAIVTLAYPKAVFPRTTVGSGYLIPPVERRPVKAVTFSSVKWPHLAEAGRDLVFVRCSIGRLGEEMLLQRDDAELAALAQEELTETLGVGDRPIDVRVTRWGGALPQYEVGHLDRIARARAAVAAQPGLALCGAAYDGVGIPACIASARTAVSQVLARLGTAGAPAGPDPSAGRMGA; encoded by the coding sequence ATGGATGGGATCTCTGGTCAGCACGTGGTCGTCGTCGGCGCCGGGATCGCCGGCCTCGCCGCCGCCCTGTACCTGAGCCGGGCGGAGCGGAACCTCCGGGTCACCGTGCTCGAGGCGGCGCCCCGGATCGGGGGCAAGCTGTACTCGACCCCGCTCGCCGGCGTGGAGATCGACGCCGGGGCCGAGGCGCTGCTCGCGGCCCGCCCCGAGGCCAAGGAGCTGGTGCGCCTCGCCGGGCTCGGCGACGAGCTCGTCGACTGCGGCACGAGCGGCTCGGCCATCCTGTCCCGGGGATCCCTCCGCCCGCTGCCCAAGGGGAGCGTCATGGGCATCCCCACCGACCTGCCCGCGCTCGCCCGCTCCGGCATTCTCTCCCCGGCCGGCCTCGCCCGCGCCGGCCTCGACCTGGTGCTCCCGCCCACGCCGGCGACGGTGGACGTGCCGGTCGCCGCCTACATCCGGGCGCGGCTGGGCCAGGAGGTGGTCGACCGGCTGGTCGAGCCGATGCTCGGCGGGGTGTACGCCGGCCACGCCGACCGCCTCTCCCTCCGGGCCACCCTGCCGTCGATCTCCGGGATCGCCCGGACCGGGCGGTCCCTGATCAGGGCGCTCTGGGAGACGGGCAAGCGGCCCAAGCCGGCCGGCCCGGTCTTCGTCACCCTCCGCCGCGGCCTCGGCTCCCTGCCCGAGGCGGTGGCGAAGGCCTCCGGGGCCGACGTCCGCACCGGGGTCACCGTGCGCGACCTGGTCCGCACCCCCGGCGGCTGGCGGGTCGTCACCGGCACCGGCGGCACCGAGGAGGCGATCGAGGCCGACGGGGTGGTCCTCGCCGTGCCCGCCCGGGTCGCGGCCCGCCTGCTGCGCCGGGAGTTGCCGGGGGCCGCGGCCGAGCTGAGCGGCATCGGCTACGCGAGCGTGGCGATCGTCACCCTCGCCTACCCGAAGGCGGTCTTCCCCCGCACCACCGTGGGCAGCGGCTACCTGATCCCGCCCGTGGAGCGCCGGCCGGTGAAGGCGGTGACGTTCAGCTCGGTCAAGTGGCCGCACCTCGCCGAGGCCGGCCGCGACCTCGTCTTCGTCCGGTGCTCGATCGGGCGGCTGGGGGAGGAGATGCTGCTCCAGCGGGACGACGCCGAGCTGGCCGCGCTCGCCCAGGAGGAGCTCACCGAGACCCTCGGGGTGGGGGACCGGCCGATCGACGTGCGGGTCACCCGGTGGGGCGGGGCCCTCCCGCAGTACGAGGTCGGCCACCTCGACCGGATCGCCCGCGCCCGCGCCGCCGTGGCCGCCCAGCCGGGGCTGGCGCTCTGCGGCGCCGCCTACGACGGGGTGGGGATCCCGGCCTGCATCGCCTCCGCCCGCACCGCGGTTTCGCAGGTCCTGGCGCGGCTGGGCACGGCCGGGGCGCCTGCGGGACCGGACCCCTCCGCGGGCAGAATGGGGGCATGA
- a CDS encoding AzlC family ABC transporter permease, which produces MTSAPASAETERPARSRAAVVRDSLAVGITVGLSGFAFGVTSVGSGLDVAQTCALSLLVFTGASQFALVGSLGAGGGVIAAVAGALLLGVRNAFYGLRLSHLLALPRAVRPLAAQWVIDETSAVAFAQPNRRSARLGFLVTGATLFVVWNLTTFAGALGAAALGDPAAWGLDAAGPAVFLALLVAMVRGAPRASGARLRPEPLVAGLAAVLALACAPFLPPGAPVLVAVLAAPIVLALVRPRAKGGAA; this is translated from the coding sequence GTGACATCAGCACCAGCCTCTGCAGAGACCGAACGGCCCGCCCGGTCCCGCGCCGCGGTCGTGCGGGACTCGCTCGCGGTCGGCATCACCGTCGGGCTCTCCGGATTCGCCTTCGGCGTCACCTCGGTCGGCTCCGGGTTGGACGTCGCCCAGACCTGTGCCCTCTCCCTCCTGGTCTTCACCGGTGCCTCGCAGTTCGCCCTGGTCGGCTCGCTCGGGGCCGGCGGCGGCGTGATCGCCGCCGTGGCGGGCGCGCTCCTGCTCGGGGTGCGCAACGCCTTCTACGGGCTGCGCCTGTCGCACCTGCTCGCCCTGCCCCGGGCGGTCCGCCCGCTCGCCGCCCAGTGGGTGATCGACGAGACCTCCGCCGTCGCCTTCGCCCAGCCGAACCGGCGCAGCGCCCGGCTCGGGTTCCTGGTCACCGGCGCGACCCTGTTCGTGGTGTGGAACCTCACCACGTTCGCGGGCGCCCTCGGCGCCGCGGCGCTGGGCGACCCGGCCGCCTGGGGCCTCGACGCGGCCGGCCCGGCCGTGTTCCTCGCCCTGCTCGTGGCGATGGTGCGCGGCGCCCCGCGGGCGTCCGGCGCGCGCCTGCGCCCGGAGCCGCTGGTCGCCGGCCTCGCCGCCGTGCTCGCCCTCGCCTGCGCACCGTTCCTGCCGCCCGGGGCACCGGTCCTGGTCGCGGTGCTCGCCGCCCCGATCGTGCTCGCCCTGGTCCGGCCCCGAGCGAAGGGAGGGGCGGCGTGA
- a CDS encoding DUF4349 domain-containing protein: protein MTRLRYGIAALAAIIIAATGCTDPDGTQAERAAVAPEPEVVAMDGAAGERARDGSAARAHPTLVAIPPAEQALVYQARLTVRVGNVDTAAERAKDIVTGAGGYVAQEERDTADRSDRAVLTLKVPPQRYPEVLSRLGGLGRRESLHQSTEDVTEEVADVDSRVKSARSAIDRLRTLLTRANKIGEVLEIEREISNRQAELESLLARQKALAARTSMATITLTLLGEGKGDDPGAGERPPGFLAGLQNGWRALVFAAQVALTALGAVLPWAVVAAVAWLAVRPLLRRARRGTAPPAGEGPGTGGGAR, encoded by the coding sequence ATGACACGACTTCGGTACGGCATCGCGGCGCTGGCCGCGATCATCATCGCCGCCACCGGCTGCACGGACCCGGACGGGACGCAGGCGGAGCGCGCGGCCGTAGCGCCCGAGCCCGAGGTGGTGGCCATGGACGGCGCCGCGGGCGAGCGCGCGCGCGACGGCTCCGCCGCCCGGGCGCACCCCACCCTGGTCGCGATCCCCCCGGCGGAGCAGGCGCTGGTGTATCAGGCCCGGCTGACCGTGCGGGTGGGGAACGTCGACACCGCGGCGGAGCGGGCGAAGGACATCGTGACCGGGGCCGGCGGCTACGTCGCCCAGGAGGAGCGCGACACCGCGGACCGGAGCGACCGGGCGGTGCTCACGCTCAAGGTCCCGCCCCAGCGGTACCCGGAGGTGCTCTCCCGGCTCGGCGGGCTCGGCCGGCGGGAGTCGCTCCACCAGAGCACCGAGGACGTGACCGAGGAGGTGGCGGACGTCGACAGCCGGGTGAAGTCGGCGCGGTCCGCCATCGACCGGCTCCGGACCCTGCTGACCCGGGCGAACAAGATCGGTGAGGTGCTCGAGATCGAACGGGAGATCTCCAACCGGCAGGCCGAGCTGGAGTCCCTGCTGGCGCGGCAGAAGGCGCTCGCCGCCCGGACGAGCATGGCGACCATCACGCTCACCCTGCTCGGGGAGGGCAAGGGGGACGACCCGGGCGCGGGCGAGCGGCCCCCGGGCTTCCTCGCCGGGCTGCAGAACGGTTGGCGCGCGCTCGTCTTCGCCGCCCAGGTCGCGCTCACCGCGCTGGGGGCGGTGCTGCCCTGGGCGGTCGTGGCGGCCGTGGCGTGGCTCGCCGTACGGCCCCTGCTGCGCCGGGCCCGGCGCGGTACGGCACCGCCGGCGGGAGAAGGGCCCGGAACGGGCGGCGGAGCGCGGTGA
- the ligD gene encoding non-homologous end-joining DNA ligase has product MASPYIELEAGARVIRLTNPDKIYFPGVGATKRDLVEYYLSVGDGVLRAMRDRPTYLKRHPDGVSSEAIYQKRLPRHPEWIETVTVRFPSGRTAAALCPTEIAAIAWCVNLGTIDFHPWPVRKTDLDHPDELRIDVDPQPGTTFEDARTAAFAVRDLLAELGMTGYPKTSGGRGLHISVRIRPRWTFTEVRHAAIAFAREVERRMPELVTTAWWKEERGAKIFLDFNQNARDRTIASAYSVRARPDALVSAPVTWDELASCDPRDFDIRTMPRRFAERGDVHRAIDDEEFDIGVLLEWFAADGRGDLPYPPTHPKMPGEPKRVQPSRARDHG; this is encoded by the coding sequence ATGGCCTCCCCGTACATCGAGCTCGAAGCCGGGGCCCGCGTGATCAGGCTCACCAACCCGGACAAGATCTACTTCCCGGGGGTGGGGGCGACCAAGCGCGACCTGGTCGAGTACTACCTCAGCGTCGGCGACGGCGTGCTGCGGGCCATGCGGGACCGGCCGACCTACCTCAAACGGCACCCGGACGGGGTGAGTTCGGAGGCGATCTACCAGAAGCGGCTCCCGCGGCACCCGGAGTGGATCGAGACGGTCACCGTCCGGTTCCCCAGCGGCCGCACCGCGGCCGCGCTCTGCCCGACCGAGATCGCGGCCATCGCGTGGTGCGTCAACCTCGGCACGATCGACTTCCACCCGTGGCCGGTGCGGAAGACCGACCTCGACCACCCCGACGAGCTCCGCATCGACGTGGACCCGCAGCCGGGCACCACGTTCGAGGACGCGCGGACGGCCGCCTTCGCCGTCCGCGACCTGCTCGCCGAGCTGGGGATGACCGGGTACCCGAAGACCTCGGGCGGCCGGGGCCTCCACATCAGCGTGCGGATCCGCCCCCGGTGGACGTTCACCGAGGTCCGGCACGCGGCGATCGCGTTCGCCCGGGAGGTGGAGCGGCGGATGCCCGAGCTGGTCACCACGGCGTGGTGGAAGGAGGAGCGCGGGGCGAAGATCTTCCTGGACTTCAACCAGAACGCCCGCGACCGCACGATCGCCTCCGCCTACTCGGTGCGGGCCAGGCCCGACGCGCTCGTCTCCGCCCCGGTGACCTGGGACGAGCTCGCCTCCTGCGACCCCCGCGACTTCGACATCCGCACCATGCCGCGGCGGTTCGCCGAGCGGGGCGACGTCCACCGGGCGATCGACGACGAGGAGTTCGACATCGGGGTGCTGCTGGAGTGGTTCGCCGCCGACGGCCGGGGCGACCTGCCGTACCCGCCGACCCACCCGAAGATGCCGGGAGAGCCCAAGCGGGTCCAGCCCTCCCGGGCGCGGGACCATGGCTAG
- a CDS encoding ATP-dependent DNA ligase → MRLPVQPPIAPMLAKAVARPPAQDGTLYYEPKWDGFRCIVFRDGDEVHLGSRNERPFTRYFPEVVAAVRAELPPRCVVDGEIVVRSGPVLDFDALQQRIHPAASRVALLAERTPASFIAFDLLAIGDENLMGAPFSARRARLEQAAARAGASVLLTPVTRDERVAAEWFDLFEGAGLDGLVVKPGGLPYLPGKRVMLKVKHERTADCVVAGYREHASGPVVGSLLLGLYGGDGRLHHVGVASAFPMRQREELVARLAPYRTELSGHPWAGEAGATGQRVPGGVSRWTGKKDMSFIPLRPELVAEVAYDHMEGDRFRHTARFRRWRPDRDPASCTYAQLERPVAYDLDDILAR, encoded by the coding sequence ATGAGGCTTCCGGTCCAGCCGCCGATCGCGCCCATGCTCGCCAAGGCGGTCGCCCGGCCGCCCGCCCAGGACGGCACGCTCTACTACGAGCCGAAGTGGGACGGGTTCCGGTGCATCGTGTTCCGGGACGGCGACGAGGTCCACCTGGGCAGCCGGAACGAGCGGCCGTTCACCCGCTACTTCCCGGAGGTGGTGGCCGCGGTCCGGGCCGAGCTGCCCCCGCGCTGCGTCGTGGACGGGGAGATCGTGGTGCGTTCCGGTCCGGTGCTCGACTTCGACGCGCTCCAGCAGCGCATCCACCCCGCCGCCTCCCGGGTGGCGCTCCTCGCCGAGCGCACGCCCGCCTCGTTCATCGCCTTCGACCTGCTCGCGATCGGCGACGAGAACCTGATGGGCGCGCCGTTCTCGGCCCGGCGCGCCCGCCTGGAGCAGGCCGCCGCCCGGGCCGGCGCCTCGGTGCTGCTCACCCCGGTGACCCGGGACGAGCGGGTCGCCGCCGAGTGGTTCGACCTGTTCGAGGGCGCCGGGCTCGACGGCCTCGTGGTCAAGCCCGGGGGCCTGCCGTACCTGCCGGGCAAGCGGGTGATGCTCAAGGTGAAGCACGAGCGGACGGCCGACTGCGTGGTCGCCGGCTACCGGGAGCACGCCTCGGGCCCGGTCGTCGGCTCCCTCCTGCTCGGCCTGTACGGCGGCGACGGCCGCCTCCACCACGTCGGGGTGGCCTCCGCCTTCCCGATGCGGCAGCGGGAGGAGCTCGTGGCCCGGCTCGCGCCGTACCGGACGGAGCTGAGCGGCCACCCGTGGGCGGGGGAGGCGGGGGCGACCGGGCAGCGCGTCCCGGGCGGCGTCTCCCGGTGGACGGGGAAGAAGGACATGTCGTTCATCCCGCTCCGGCCCGAGCTGGTGGCCGAGGTCGCCTACGACCACATGGAGGGCGACCGGTTCCGGCACACCGCCCGGTTCCGCCGCTGGCGGCCCGACCGCGACCCCGCCTCCTGCACGTACGCCCAGCTCGAGCGGCCGGTCGCCTACGACCTCGACGACATCCTCGCCCGGTAG
- a CDS encoding pyrimidine reductase family protein translates to MRSIHPIIEDEPDIAAAYAYPAGGCLRVNMVASADGAAWLAGRSGGLSGGGDRRIFGVLRGLADVILVGAGTVRTEGYGPARPRESWAGLRAGRPPAPPIAVVSRTLDLDFGGPLFTECAPGARTIVITSAAAPADRRAAAAERADVLIAGEEMVDVAAAVRLLRERGLTRILCEGGPVLNAELAAAGLIDELALTISPMLTGGDAARILNGAATVTPLALVHVLEEDGFLFCRYRREAR, encoded by the coding sequence GTGCGTTCTATTCACCCGATCATCGAGGACGAGCCGGATATCGCCGCCGCGTACGCCTACCCGGCCGGCGGCTGCCTGAGGGTCAACATGGTGGCGAGTGCCGACGGCGCGGCCTGGCTGGCGGGCCGCTCCGGCGGGTTGTCCGGCGGCGGAGACCGGCGGATCTTCGGGGTGCTGCGTGGCCTCGCCGACGTTATCCTCGTGGGCGCCGGCACGGTCCGCACCGAGGGGTACGGCCCGGCCCGCCCGCGCGAGTCCTGGGCCGGGCTGCGCGCCGGCCGGCCCCCGGCTCCGCCGATCGCGGTGGTGAGCCGGACCCTCGACCTGGACTTCGGCGGGCCGCTCTTCACCGAGTGCGCGCCGGGCGCCCGCACCATCGTGATCACCTCCGCGGCGGCGCCCGCGGACCGCCGCGCGGCCGCGGCCGAGCGCGCCGACGTGCTTATCGCCGGGGAGGAGATGGTCGACGTCGCGGCCGCGGTACGGCTGCTGCGCGAGCGCGGGCTGACCCGCATCCTGTGCGAGGGCGGCCCGGTGCTCAACGCCGAGCTCGCCGCCGCCGGCCTGATCGACGAGCTCGCGCTCACGATCAGCCCGATGCTCACCGGCGGGGACGCGGCGCGCATCCTCAACGGCGCCGCCACGGTGACGCCGCTCGCCCTCGTCCACGTGCTGGAGGAGGACGGCTTCCTGTTCTGCCGATATCGGAGGGAGGCCCGATGA